The DNA region ATCATCTTTGTGGTTAGCTTCTCTAAGTATGAATAGATGGCCTCTGACTCTGGGTGCACACAGTCGCCAGCCATGAAGACATGCGGTTTGTCACCTATCTCGATGAGAGTACACCCCGGTGTTTTCACCAGCTTCCTGCTCTTAGCCTCCTGCCTCACCAGAGCTGCTTCAGAGTAATGCTTCTTGGATGTGTAGAGATTAGAGAGGAGCACATAGTAGCCTGTGTTCGCTGGGTCTAGTTCAAACAACTTTTGGGATGCCACTTTTGCAAGGTCGCTATCCTTATGGACCATGCAAGCACCAAGCAGTGCCCCCCACACACCAGGTCCAATTGCGCTCTTGGGGAATTTAGGGATGAGCTCAAAAGCTTCCTTCAACTTGCCAGCCCGGCCAAGGAGGTCCACCATACAAGTACAATGCTCGATACCTGGACTGATATTGTACACGTTAGTCATTACATGGAAGACTGCCCGCCCTTCCTCGACCAACCCTCCATGGCTGCACGCGTAGAGGACCGACAGGAAGGTAGAGCTTGTTGGCAGAAGGTGTGCATTCAGCATGTCCTTGTAGAGCTTTAAAGCTTCAGCACCTTGGCCATGGAGGCCATATCCAGATATCATTGCATTCCAGGAGACCACATTCTTGTTATCCATTCTGTCAAAGATGCTCCGAGCTTCAGCAATGCTTCCACACTTTGCATACATGTCAATGAGTGCTGTCATGACATAGACATTGAGCTCAAGGTTCTGCTTGGTGATGATCTCGTGAACCCACTTTCCCAGGGACAAAGCTCCAAGCTGTGCACAGGCCGAGAGAGTGCTCGAAATAGTGATGGGATTCGGCTGCACATTGAGCGCTTGCATTTGCTGGAAAAGTGCAACTGCCATCTCCGTCAAGCCGTTCTGGGCATACCCAGATATCATTGCATTCCATGATTCCATGGTCTTCTCTGGCATTGCATCAAATATGCTCCTCGCAGACTCCATATCATTTAACCTACAGTACAAAGTGGTAAGTGCTGTCGATACCAGAGCATCTGCATCAAACCTGTACTTGACAATAAATGCATGTAAGCACCGAGCAAGCAGCTCATGCCCGAATGGGCTGTACACAGGAATCACCGCCACCAATGTGCTCGAGTTTGGCCTACAACCCGAGGCTGCCAACTCTTTGAACAGCTCCGCTGATGATTCAACCATGCCATTCACCGAGTAACCTGAGATCAAAGCATTGTAGGTAACCAAATCTGGCTCTTCCATCCTGTCAAAGAGACGACGTGCACACTCCATGTCCCCATTCTTGGCGTACAGCGAAATCAGCCCAGTCACAACATGTTCATGCTCTGCCAATCCACACTTAACCCCAAATCCCTGGACACACCTCCCCACCTCTATATCTGCGACGTCTGCGGCCGCCGGTAGGACAGATGCAAGGGTGGTTGCGTCCGGCCACACCATTCCTGCCTCCACCATCCGCACGAACGCCTCCAGGGCCACCGAACCGGACAGCCCAGCCAGCAGAGTATTCCACAGGACAGTATCCGGCGACGGCACCGCGTCGAACACCTTGCGTGCGTCGTCAACTCTCGACAGCTTGAAGTAGAGCTTGGCCAAAGCTGACGCCACGAACGTGTCCGCTGCGTACCCCGCAGCCACGGCGAGCGCGTGCAGCGGGCGGGCGGCAGCGGAAGGAGACGCGGCGTCTCCACGTGAGCAAGAAGAGGAGAGCGCGGTGGCGGCGAAGGCGAAGGAGAATGAGTCCGGGGAGGGAAAGAGGAGGTGCGGGCGGAAGGACGGGAGGGAGCGGAGGAGCGCGTTGCGGAGGAAGCGGTCGGGGCGGGGGAAGGCGCTGAagaggcggaggaggtggccgggAGGGGCTCGGAGCGAGGCGTAGCGGAGGAGGAGCGCGGTGGCCGGAGCGGGGTCGAGCGCGTAGTGGCCGGAAGCGAGGGAGACGGCGAGGAGCTGGTCGAGGTGGCGGAGAGTGGAGGAGAGCGCGACGAGGCGGAGGTACGAGCGGCGTAGGGCGTCGGCGGGCGGCGGGAGCGCGAGGCGGGGAGGAGGCATGTCGCTGACTCGCGGCCGTGCGACGGCGCGGGGAAGGGCTAAAGCAGGACCGTCCGATGGGAGATGAACTGGCGAAAGGAACGCAGGGGAATGGTCTAGCGGTGGGGTGGACAATAggaggtccaaattatatcttgatttttcataATTTACCCCACGAACTACAAACCCATCTACTTGGCAACCCTCAATTATCGAAATCGTCTACACTACCCCTTGGCCTTGAAACCACCACGGTTTTCACTAAATCTAGCGTGCAAGCATTACAGTAAGCAATACAAATGATTAATCAACAAATAAATACTCCCTCCAATCATAAATATACGTCATTTTATCATCTCCAATTCTTTAATAAATGTATGTCATCGTAGAACTTATATAtgctttttaatattttttataactctCATTAAAAAGTTATTTCTCTTTTCCAATGTAGTAtaaataaaggaaaaaatattatttaagcTATTTTTTAATTCTTATACATAAGTCTAAAACGGTAATATTTATGAGAAGAGAGTATAAAGTTTGATGTCACATTAGCAATAATGGTGTGTAAAAGCCATTGCTAAGTCAGCGAAAGCCATAATGGTTTCAAGGCAAACAGTTCTAGAGTTACAAGTTGTACATAATTTTGTAATTTGAGTGTAAAATAGACGAACCTACTAAATTAGGCAAACCCTAAGCCTCATGCACTGCAAAATATATGTACATACTTGTACCGTACGCGAAAACACGTGTGCTGTACGGAAAAGATGACGAAAATACTAGGAGTTCCATTCACCGGCGACCGAGCATTGGCCTCACTCTCTGCAACGTGGTAACAAGGTAACTCTGAAACTTGGGGTTATGACATAACCAGTTTTGGTTTCATGTCAATCTGAACGCAATATAAGGCACAATTGTATATATTGTGTGCATATTAATCTCTACTCTACTTATatagttatttttatattatcttTTCTCTATTCTCCTCATATCTAATAAAatcttttaaaattcaaataacttatctatttttattatctATCTTCATCATCCAACCTCCTCACCTCACCTTATTACCGGCTATAATATAGAactcgttttactaataaaaataaaaaataagaaaaaaattaaaaaaaaattataatctcatctgaaatcaaactacgacatcTCTTCTAACATATTTATTCGACAATGTTCTCATAATAACACATTCACATCTTCTACTTTAAGTTTATACTTGATTTTACCATCCATGTTAATGTTTATGTTTTAGTGTAACACACGGACAATTATAGCTAATCTAAACAATTTTGCACTTTATTCTGCACAAGGGGATAAAGAACCAACGAACATTTCGATTTTTCCACTACCCATTCGAGTCATGAAACATACAGACAACTGGCGCAACCTACTGGGTGTCACATTTACAGGGCGGGGAACAAGCCTCCTATGGAGACCGAGAGAAGGGGCTTTCTTATTGCTCGGACACAACCTTTACAGCAACCTCCCTATTTTGGGGAATGAGGAGCTAAGTCCTGATTCCCAGGTTCAGTTCTCAGAATCCTCTGGGATCTTGAAGAGGAACTGCGGTAGCGAGGCAATGCGAGGGAGGTTCGTCAGCAGTTCTCCGAACGACTCCTTTCTGGACATGGCTGGGGGCTCGGTGGCATCTGTAGTTTTCCTTGTTGGCGCTGAACTAAATTCTTCGTCAGAACCTTCTGAGGCCTCCACACCAATGCTATCACTGTCATTTGGCTCAGGCTTTGGCTTAGCAGCCGGTGCTGCATCTTTCTGAATCAAACAGCAGAGGGAGTCCACCCTTGCCATCAGCGATCTCTCATCAGAGGCAGACACCGGTGGGCCTTGTGCATCACCGAGAAGGTACTGAGCAATCTCCTCCAGAGTTTCTTTGGTTGGCACCTCATTGTTGGCCAATGCAGGATTGCATGAAGTGATCTGCTCTGTGATGCAATTACCTAGGTGGCTTACCAAGTCATCCACTGACATCGACATTCTAAGCCCAGGCACCTTCAATTGACTCCACCAGTGGGGGATATTGAATTCTGGAGCGGCACCATTTACATTTCTGCTGACAGCAGCTTGTACACCTACAGCACCAGCTCCTGTAAAATGCCCATGGGATTAGAAAGATCAATCCAAATATCTGCAGATGTATCATGTGAAAGGCCTTGAAATTTGGATTCATCGAGGGAAGAGGATTAGAACATGTACAGGCTAGCGCATCAGCCTTATAATATTCCAGTTATATTGAAACAAGGTTGAGATGTATCCCAAAAGATCTAAAGCAGGTGCTCATCGTGAGAAAATTTAAAGCATAATATCATATACAAGGTTGCCCCACATACAGGCAGGAGGGAGGCATTTGTACTTCAAGGTACTGATAGCAGTGCAGTACGGCAACGCCAGAGACTGCAAGAGCGGGGAAGGGCAAAGAAAATGCCATCATAGGCTTTGAATTACCTGTGCTTACTGTCTGAGGAAGATATTCTGCTGGCATTCCAATATAATCATTGGCTTCGTTCTTAGCAGACATGGATGAGCCAGCGCATGGTGACACAGAACCTGAGTAACCAGGTAGAGCTTCATGTTCATCTTTCAAATTAGTAAAACCAGCACATTTTGATTCAACCGGATCCTCAAATATTGAGCACCTAGGCTCAAACACTGGAGAGTCTAATATGATGCCTGGTTGTTGGCTCAATTGGTTTAGCCTCTGGTCACACTGAATAAGCTTCTCAAAATTCTTGCTCAACAAGGTTGAAGGACACTGCAGAAAATGTTGCCTGCATATTTTTGGAACGATCAGAATACTGAACAAAGGAGTAGCCGAGTTGGGGCTCAGAAAGTAATAATACAAACGGCGCTCTGTTATAAACCGAAATTCTGTTTTATAGATGATACTGCAGACCGTAGCTTGCTAAATAGCTATCTGGCTCCGAAACGCTATCTTTAAAATTCATGGCAGCTTCACATTTAATGATGTTATGTAGCTGTGGGCTGTGAAGTGGTTTATATGAATCCTTTTTAGTTCAAGAAGAGACCAGAGGAGTTCCTGTATTGTACACATGTACATCAAGAGAATAACTACTTTACAGAGTATGAGACCATAGGCTGGGGTGACAGAACATTGGGGTAGAAAGACTAATTCATTTTTCTAGCTTGATTGAAAAGGATGACAATGTCtcctattttattatttataagCGGCTCCTAAACAGATTGATCTAGATATAATGTAATCCAACTCAAAGTACTTATATCTATAATTAAATAACTTATCCCCCAAGAAACACAACTAATGCAAACTGATTTAAAAGCACGTGCTACAGTAACGCGGGAATAGTACTCTAATTGCTCCCAGAAGGCTGCGTGTGGCAGTTCTTCCTGTTCTTCCACTAATAGAAGTAGAACCACAAAAGTAAACTTA from Phragmites australis chromosome 8, lpPhrAust1.1, whole genome shotgun sequence includes:
- the LOC133926381 gene encoding pentatricopeptide repeat-containing protein At4g30700 — protein: MPPPRLALPPPADALRRSYLRLVALSSTLRHLDQLLAVSLASGHYALDPAPATALLLRYASLRAPPGHLLRLFSAFPRPDRFLRNALLRSLPSFRPHLLFPSPDSFSFAFAATALSSSCSRGDAASPSAAARPLHALAVAAGYAADTFVASALAKLYFKLSRVDDARKVFDAVPSPDTVLWNTLLAGLSGSVALEAFVRMVEAGMVWPDATTLASVLPAAADVADIEVGRCVQGFGVKCGLAEHEHVVTGLISLYAKNGDMECARRLFDRMEEPDLVTYNALISGYSVNGMVESSAELFKELAASGCRPNSSTLVAVIPVYSPFGHELLARCLHAFIVKYRFDADALVSTALTTLYCRLNDMESARSIFDAMPEKTMESWNAMISGYAQNGLTEMAVALFQQMQALNVQPNPITISSTLSACAQLGALSLGKWVHEIITKQNLELNVYVMTALIDMYAKCGSIAEARSIFDRMDNKNVVSWNAMISGYGLHGQGAEALKLYKDMLNAHLLPTSSTFLSVLYACSHGGLVEEGRAVFHVMTNVYNISPGIEHCTCMVDLLGRAGKLKEAFELIPKFPKSAIGPGVWGALLGACMVHKDSDLAKVASQKLFELDPANTGYYVLLSNLYTSKKHYSEAALVRQEAKSRKLVKTPGCTLIEIGDKPHVFMAGDCVHPESEAIYSYLEKLTTKMIEAGYRPVTEVALYDVEEEEKEHMVKVHSEKLAIAFGLLSTEPGTEIRIIKNLRVCLDCHDATKFISKVTQRLIVVRDASRFHHFRDGVCSCGDYW
- the LOC133926383 gene encoding uncharacterized protein LOC133926383, whose product is MVQLPSSGKRHAEPAESAMARRPAAAATVKLEAAEELGVEERGTLSKRAKAAQPTPPAPPQQDMYHNVLDEPSPLGLRLKKSPSLLDLIQMRLSQASNAGQSSMDNSISEPSKKKDIKSGVSAAGERLKASNFPANILKIGTWEYISRYEGDLVAKCYFAKHKLVWEVLEGGLKSKIEIQWSDITALKATCPETGQGTLDLVLARPPLFFKETDPQPRKHTLWQATSDFTGGQASMHRQHFLQCPSTLLSKNFEKLIQCDQRLNQLSQQPGIILDSPVFEPRCSIFEDPVESKCAGFTNLKDEHEALPGYSGSVSPCAGSSMSAKNEANDYIGMPAEYLPQTVSTGAGAVGVQAAVSRNVNGAAPEFNIPHWWSQLKVPGLRMSMSVDDLVSHLGNCITEQITSCNPALANNEVPTKETLEEIAQYLLGDAQGPPVSASDERSLMARVDSLCCLIQKDAAPAAKPKPEPNDSDSIGVEASEGSDEEFSSAPTRKTTDATEPPAMSRKESFGELLTNLPRIASLPQFLFKIPEDSEN